One Streptomyces hundungensis DNA segment encodes these proteins:
- a CDS encoding class I adenylate-forming enzyme family protein — MADTLPEVPDRLDQLLSRAAAAHPARPAVVTDDFTMDYATFDARVTAVAAGLQALAPEPSVVAVGTVLHPDVAVAYYAAVRAGHTVAVVNPLLREDDLLHVLGLGGARVVLLDPALNARLEKVRDRLPALRDVVLIGAGTDGLDLLATDAPLTAHGKGPQDTAALQFTSGTTGRPKAVRLSHRNVTVNAAQIAQAHRLDGHTVSLNHLPTYHPMHLNSAIAAGATQVLCASPEPYAALMTANRHRATILYSLPVRLARLAADPDLDSVSMTSVKRIASGGSGLPVPAARRLSKRFGVPVFQGYGLAETSPLTHSDDPDRPVHGSVGTPVAGTECRVVHLDSRAVLAPGGVGEVQLRGPQVMQGYAGGPDGTGLEPGGWLNTGDVGRIDEDGRLFLVDRLKDVFKCDNFLVAPSDVERVLRQDERVADVVVVELADAEHGAVAGALVVLASGHTDALADVVARANDALPYYQHVADAMTLDAIPRSGNGKIQRWVLAAQLTSRLPVAG, encoded by the coding sequence GTGGCTGACACGCTGCCCGAGGTGCCGGACCGGCTGGATCAGCTGCTCTCCCGGGCCGCCGCCGCGCACCCCGCGCGGCCCGCCGTCGTCACCGACGACTTCACGATGGACTACGCCACCTTCGACGCGCGCGTGACGGCCGTGGCCGCCGGGCTCCAGGCGCTGGCGCCCGAGCCGTCGGTGGTGGCGGTCGGTACCGTGCTGCACCCGGACGTGGCGGTCGCGTACTACGCGGCGGTGCGGGCCGGGCACACCGTCGCCGTGGTCAATCCGCTGCTGCGCGAGGACGATCTGCTGCATGTGCTCGGTCTCGGCGGGGCCCGGGTGGTCCTGCTCGACCCGGCCCTGAACGCGCGTCTGGAGAAGGTCCGCGACCGGCTGCCCGCGCTGCGCGACGTCGTACTGATCGGCGCCGGCACGGACGGCCTCGACCTGCTCGCCACCGACGCGCCGCTCACCGCCCACGGCAAGGGGCCCCAGGACACCGCGGCGCTCCAGTTCACCAGCGGAACCACCGGGCGTCCCAAGGCGGTTCGGCTCAGCCACCGCAATGTGACGGTGAACGCGGCGCAGATCGCCCAGGCACACCGCCTGGACGGGCACACGGTCAGCCTCAACCATCTGCCGACCTACCACCCGATGCATCTCAACTCGGCGATCGCGGCCGGCGCCACGCAGGTGCTGTGCGCCTCGCCCGAGCCGTACGCCGCCTTGATGACCGCCAACCGGCACCGGGCCACCATCCTGTACAGCCTGCCCGTGCGCCTTGCGCGCCTCGCGGCCGACCCGGATCTGGACTCGGTGTCGATGACCTCGGTCAAGCGGATCGCCTCGGGCGGCTCGGGCCTTCCGGTGCCGGCCGCGCGCCGGCTCTCCAAGCGGTTCGGCGTGCCGGTCTTCCAGGGGTACGGGCTCGCCGAGACCTCCCCGCTGACCCACAGCGACGATCCCGACCGGCCGGTGCACGGCTCGGTCGGCACCCCGGTCGCCGGGACCGAGTGCCGGGTCGTCCACCTCGACTCGCGCGCGGTGCTCGCGCCGGGCGGTGTCGGCGAGGTGCAGCTGCGCGGCCCGCAGGTGATGCAGGGCTACGCCGGCGGACCCGACGGCACCGGCCTGGAACCGGGCGGCTGGCTGAACACCGGCGATGTCGGCCGGATCGACGAGGACGGCCGCCTGTTCCTGGTGGACCGTCTCAAGGACGTCTTCAAGTGCGACAACTTCCTGGTCGCCCCCTCGGACGTGGAGCGCGTGCTGCGCCAGGACGAGCGGGTCGCCGATGTCGTCGTGGTCGAGCTCGCCGATGCCGAGCACGGCGCGGTCGCGGGCGCCCTGGTGGTGCTGGCGAGCGGCCACACCGACGCCCTCGCGGACGTCGTGGCGCGCGCCAATGACGCCCTGCCGTACTACCAGCACGTAGCGGACGCCATGACGCTCGACGCGATCCCGCGTTCGGGCAACGGAAAGATCCAACGCTGGGTTTTGGCCGCGCAGTTGACCAGTCGTCTGCCCGTCGCGGGCTGA